The window TGGCCGCTTCGTTGGTAGCGTCCAAGAGCATATTGCTTGGCGCTCGTAACGTCTTTGTCGGCGACCTGTGCCTCAAACACTAACTGCAGTTCACGCTCGATGATATCAAATAGGGCTGTAGCGTTCTTGGGCATAACCTGCGCGCCAAACCACCAGTTGCTGCTGTCTTTTGTTTGGCCGAATCCCGAACTCATGCCGTACACCAAACCTCGCTCTCGGGCCGTGCCTAAGATTCTCGAATACAGTGTCTCGGTCAGCATCATGTTGATAAGGCTCAGTGCATCTACCTCGGTCTCTTCCATCCGTCGCTGCATAAAGGTGTCTACATAGAAATAGACATTTTCGACAGTATCATTATGAATATACAACGGCTTTTTGAGGGTTACAGGCTGTTCGTGCGGCAGCTCAAGTCGGGCATCTCCCAGGGGCAGTTCAACATTTTCTAGAAGCGTCTGCAAGAGCTTGCGTCGGTCTGGCGGCAGGTTGCCTGCTATCACAAAGCGCAGATTCTTGGAAGTGTGCGTGTTGTAGTAGTGGCGACGAATATCATCAATCTTGACATTTTCCATGAGCTGCAGGCGCTGTTGGTCGGTCATAACCTTAAAGCCATAGGCCTGCCGAAGCCCGAGACTGAGGTGTCGGAAGTGGTTGTTTGATCGGGCCGTCAGCTCCTCGCGTACATTACCAAACTCAGCTTCGAACTCTTCCTCTAGGAATAGTGGTTTGGTAATCGCAATCAGCAGCAAATCGACAATCCGATCCCACTCAAAGTCTGCACATTCGGCCTCGTAGGTTATGTCATAGCTACCGGTACTGGCATTGTTGTAGGCACCATTTTTCTCGAACTCTGCCTGGAACAAACGTGATTTTGGAAGCAGTTCATTTGCGCCCAGCAGTACATGCTCCATGAGGTGAGGCGTTTCCCACTTTTCCTTTTTTACCAGGTATTCACCAGCCCTGAAATTTAACTCGAAGGACATCACACTGGCATCTGGACAATGGATAAATAAGCCCTTAATGCCATTTAGTAGACTTATCTCATGTACGGTGTGCTTCAATTCTATTTACGCTTTCGGCTTTTAGCTTTTGTTTTACGCTGTCGTTCGGCCTTTCGGGCCTTTTTGCGTTTCACGGTGGTTTGTTTCTGAGCTTCTAGCTCGGCTTTGTGCGGGACAAAGTCAGCCTCTACGTATTCTTCGGCCTTTAGGATTTTGTCGGCATTATCAACCGATCCGCGGGCTGCTTTGGTGAGCTCGGTCTCGATAGCCCTGTCTAGTTCGGCTGGTTCGGCATGGAACAAGGCCCTGAGGACATCATGACGCAGGGTCTGTTGCATTTCTTCGAACATGCGCTGAGCCTGACGACGATACTCCACCAACGGGTCACGCTGTCCCACACTGATCCAGTGAATTCCCTCACGCAAGTGGTCCATGCTTTCGAGGTGCTGCATCCATAGGTTATCCAGTACTTGTAGATAGATGTCACGCTCAACCTTGCGCATGATCTCGTCGGTAAATGCAGTCTCGCGTCCTTCGTACAGTTCGAGTGCTTTTGCCTGCAGCACCTTGCCAAACTGGTCAGATGGCGCGTCAAACAGTGTGTCTAGCGTCTTCTCGTCGAGTGGGAATACCTCGGTAACAAGCGTCTCGAAGGTATCACTCAGCAGCATAGGTGAACCCGCCAAAGCCTTGGCCTCTTCCTCTATGAACACCCTGATACGCTTCTTGACGTCGGCTTGCTTTAGGATCTCCCGGCGCATGATATAGGTAGCTTTGCGGTGACGGTTCATGACATCGTCGTACTGCACCACATTTTTGCGGGCGTCGAAGTTGTACCCCTCTACCTTCTTCTGGGCTCCTTCAAGACTCTTGCTGATCACCCTGTTTTCTATAGGTGTCTCGTCGTCGACTCCCAGCCGATTCATGATGCCAGCAATGCGCTCACCACCAAAGATACGCATGAGGTCGTCCTCTGTACTCACAAAAAATTGGCTCGCTCCCGGATCACCCTGGCGCCCGGCTCGGCCACGTAGCTGGTTATCGACACGGCGGGACTCGTTACGCTCGGTACCAATTACGAACAGTCCACCAAGGTCTTTTACACCCTCGCCCAGAACAATGTCAGTACCACGTCCAGCAATGTTGGTTGCCAATGTAACGGCGCCCTTCTGGCCGGCCTTTGCAACAATAGCAGCTTCGCGCTCGTTGTTCTTGGCGTTCAGCATCTGGTGCGGAATCTTAGCTTTGGTTAGCGCCTGCTCGAGGGCTTCGTTCTTTTCGATGGTGGCAGTACCAACTAAGACGGGTTGTCCTTTTTCGTGTAGTTCTGCAATGTGACCTACGATAGCGCTGAACTTGCCAGCTTCTGATCGGTAAATACGATCAATAAGATCCTTGCGTACCACTGGCTGGTTAGACGGTATCTCTACTACATCAAGCTTGTAGATCTGATGAAACTCTTCTGCTTCTGTTAGGGCTGTACCGGTCATGCCAGACAGTTTTTCATATAGACGGAAATAGTTCTGGAAAGAAATAGTAGCAAGTGTCATGGACTCTTCCTGTACTTCTACGCCCTCCTTGGCTTCGATTGCCTGGTGCAGCCCTTCGTTATATCGACGTCCTTTTAGCAGACGACCAGTGAACTCGTCGACGATAACTACTTCGCCGTCGCTCGATACCACGTAATCTTTGTCACGCTTAAAGAGCGCTTGGGCTCGCAGCGCCTGGTCTAGGTGATAAATTGTACGAATGTTGTCAGTACCGTAAAGATTTTTGACACCTAAGATTTTCTCTACGTGGTCGATTCCCTCGTCGGTTAATGCCAGCTGTTTGTGCTTTTCGTCAACTTCGTAATCTTCGTCACGCTTGAGCTGACGAACAACTTTAGAGAACTGCGCATAAGAACTACCGCTGGTTACAGATGGAGCAGATATGATCAGTGGCGTACGAGCCTCATCAATAAGGATCGAATCTGCCTCGTCAACGATTGCAAAATGAAGGTCACGTTGGCGCAGCTGGTCGACTTCGCGGACCATGTTGTCACGCAGATAATCAAATCCATATTCGTTATTGGTACCGTACGTGATGTCGGCGGCGTAAGCCTCCTGACGCGTGCATGGCTTGAGGTGGCGGAAGCGTTCGTCGTCATGCTCGTTATCAGTAAAGTTGGGGTCATATATGTAGGACTGGTCAGGGATAATGACGCCGACGCTCATGCCCAGAAAACCATAGACTGGGCCCATCCATCCTGCACCTATTCGGGCTAGATAGTCGTTAACGGTTACAAGGTGAGCGCCCTTACCCGCCAGGGCATTTAAATATAATGGCAGGGTCGCGACAAGCGTCTTGCCCTCACCTGTCTTCATTTCCGCAATACTGCCTTCGTGCAGCGCCATGCCACCAATCAGCTGCACATCAAAATGACGCTGACCGAGCGTACGGCCAGCTGCCTCGCGGACAGCCGCAAAGGCTTCTGGTAATAATTTGTCGAGCGATTCCTTGGCGAGTCGCTTTTTATACTTATCGGTTTGCGCCTTTAGCTGAGCATCCGACATTTTTTTGTACGTGTCAGTCAACGCGTTTATTTCGTGGACGCGCTTCTTTAACCGCTTCAGTGTTCGCACTTGTGGGTCACCAAGAACCCGCTTGAGGACTTTCTTCACTTAAACCTCCCTCTCTGATTTTCGGCCGTTGCAGGATGAATCCATCTCATGTTTTCTACAGCCTCGTGCCACCGTTGAACAGAGCAAGACAAAAAATGGATTCAATGGCACTATTGTACAGCACAAGGGGTGGCTCATGCCATGTCTTTTTATGCGTATTCTAAAGTGAATTCTGGGGTGCCCGACGCAGCCTTGCAAGGACGCGCCTGTGGATGCGTAAATTACTTCGGGTTTCTTTGTATTTTTTGAGCTGATTCTTCAATTTGGCCTCTACGATATCAACTGCCGCAAAAATGTTCATGGTTGTTTCTTTTGTGGCCAGCGTATCTTTAGGCAGGTGCAGCACCACTTCGCAGGTCAGCTCTTTTTTGGTCTTGATCTTGGCCTCTTTTAGAAACACTTCTGCGTGTGCGCTTTCTCGGACATGACGCGACATATAGTGGTCAAGTTTACCGATTTTCTTGGTGACATAGTCGTGCAGTTTCTTGTCCACGTCCATATGAACGCCGGTAATTTCGAGCTTCTGAATCATGTCGCCTCCTCACTTTTTTGAATGTTCTTCAGGGGAACCTAGATAACCTCTCTTCCGCCCATGTAAGGCCTAAGTACCTCTGGTACTAGTATACTCCCATCTTGCTGCTGGTTATTTTCGAGAATGGCAATAAGCGGCCGCTGCGAGAATACGGTTGCATCATTGGTGTGGACTAGTTCCACTGTGCCATCTTGACGACGGACTCGTGTCTTCATGGCCCTTGCCTGATAGTCGGTTATATAGTCGGCTGTGTGAGTTTCGCGGTATGCGTTTTGGCCAGGTAGCCAGGCCTCGATATCTACACCCTTGGCATTCGGACGACCGATATCGGCAGTACACTTCTCTAGCACGTGATACGGCAGCCCCAACTGCGCCATAAGATATTCCTGGATAGCCACCATAAACAAATGTTCATCCAGTGATGTCTCGGCCGTGGTGAAGCTCTCCATCTCTAGCTTATTGAATTGGTGTAGCCTGAAGATGCCTTCCGTATCTTTGCCATACGTGCCAGATTCCCTACGGAAAGCGGTCGTATACCCAACATATCGAATAGGCAGCTCTGCTTCAAGCAAAACCTCGTTTAGGTACATGGGCGAGATAGTATGTTCAGCGCTTGCATTGAGCCACAGATCTTCGTCTTCTATTTTGTATGTCTGCTCTTCTCGGTTGAGCCGTCCCGTAGCCTCAAACACCGACTTCTTGGCAACTGCCGGGGGCAAAACTGGGATAAATGGTTTGGTGCTAACAGTGAGGTCATTGTCTTTTGCTATCTGCTGCAAGATCTCTTCGTTGCCTAGCACATCCATACCAAATTGCCATAGGGCAAACTCTAATCGCACCAGGTCACCTTTGGTATACACAAAACGGGCCCCAGCAATCTTTGCAGCTCTTTCTTTATCGAGCCACCCCTTGGCTTCGGCGATTTGTGCATGGTTTTTTGGCTCAAATTCAAAGTGAGGTGGTTCACCTACAACCTTAGTTACTACATTTTCTTCTTCTGTAGCTCCAACCGGTACAGTATCGAGTGGCATATTTGGCACCGCTTTAAGCAGTACAAAAAACTCTTCTTCTACGGCATGTAGCTGATGCTCTAGGTCGGTTAGTTGGTCCCTCACGGCCTTGCCTTCGGCAATCTGCGTATCGGATGGACGCTGACCTTTTGTACTTTCCGACAGCTCATTGCGACGATGGCGAAGATCTTCTACTTGCTGCAGTAGTTCTCTGCGGCTCTTATCAAACCCCAGCAGTTGCTGGACGTCGATGTCATAGCCTTTTTGCTTGGACTTCTCTTGGACAAGTTCAGCATTGTCCCGGATAAACTGTATATCTAGCATGTCGCCTATTATATAGGACTTTCGCATTTTCCTATTGATGCCAGCTTGCAATCTGAGTACACGTAGCCCACCCCAAAGCTCACTCTTATCCATGTTTTATTTCTGTTTATGGTTTAATGGAGAGGTATCTTATGAACCCTAATGAACCACAAAACCAGCAGGCTCCGCAGACGCCGCCGGCCGCAATTCCTGTCCACGACGCTCCTGCGCCAGAGCCTATTCAGCCCCGGCCACTTCTATCAAACCCGCCAACAGAAGCGCTTGTTCCCTCTGTACCCCCAGCCAATCCAACGCCAGTTGTTACCCCGCAACCAGCCGCACCACCTCCGATAAATGCAGTGTATTCAATGGGCTCGATAGAGGCGAAGCAGGCCAATCATCGCACTCGTCAGTTAATAGCACTTGCAGTAATCACCGTTGCTCTGGCGCTTATTGGAGGCGGTGTCATTTTGATGCTCCAAATGAATAATCATTCCCCAGAAAATCACACCCCCACCCAGCACGAAGCAATGCCCTGACCCGTTACCGGGACTATTTCTTCTGACGCTGCTTGATAGCCGCTAGTGTCAGTTGCGCACGAGCGCGGGCATAGGCGCAGTAGTCACACTCGCCACCCATCGCGGCCGATCCTACGGGCGGCATGTCGCCCTCCATGCACTGTTTCATCTTCTCGAGCGTGGGCTCAACCCACGCGGCGTTCCCGATATAGGGAATGATTTTTGTCTTGAATTCTACCTTGTCATAAAATCCGTCCAGATCTATTCGTCCGTTTGCGTAGACAAAGTATCCGGTATCGTTTACCTCGAAGCCGTTTTGGCGCAGCAGCCATTGGTAGACCTCTAGTTGACGCTTGTAGCTTATCTGCCAATCAGAATCTATGCTCACTTCCCTGTCTTTGGCGGTCGCCTTGTAGTCGACAACTATCAGTTTTCCCTCGTCATCTACCCACGCGTCATCAATAGCCCCAAACACATGCAGGTTAGTCGGCTCATGGATCGAAACCACCCCCACAAAATTTTCCCGCCATTGATCTAGGTTGTCGTGCGTAAATGGTACTGCCTTGACCCCGAACTCGACCATTATTGGATGCGGCTCACTTTTAGTGCGATAGCTGTCGAATTCTTTTTTGAGCAGCTCATCTATGGCTTTGTTGATATTGAACGGCGGGGTGTTGGGGCGGGTTATTTTGAGCCGTGTATCCAGCCAGAAACAGCGTGGACACTGCATATAGAGCTCAATCTTGCTGCGACTGACCTTGAATGGTGTTTTCTGGCCAGGCCGATATGGCTGGCTACGTTCCCTCCAGTAATTCATCAGAACTTTATTGTAGCAGTTTTCTGGCCAACGCGAGGCCTGCGGCTTCTGGCGAAAGGGCGTTTTCAGATACCATTAAATGCCTGAGGTTTTTCTGCGCAAAAAGTTGTTTCTCGGC is drawn from Verrucomicrobiia bacterium and contains these coding sequences:
- a CDS encoding insulinase family protein, with protein sequence MKHTVHEISLLNGIKGLFIHCPDASVMSFELNFRAGEYLVKKEKWETPHLMEHVLLGANELLPKSRLFQAEFEKNGAYNNASTGSYDITYEAECADFEWDRIVDLLLIAITKPLFLEEEFEAEFGNVREELTARSNNHFRHLSLGLRQAYGFKVMTDQQRLQLMENVKIDDIRRHYYNTHTSKNLRFVIAGNLPPDRRKLLQTLLENVELPLGDARLELPHEQPVTLKKPLYIHNDTVENVYFYVDTFMQRRMEETEVDALSLINMMLTETLYSRILGTARERGLVYGMSSGFGQTKDSSNWWFGAQVMPKNATALFDIIERELQLVFEAQVADKDVTSAKQYALGRYQRSGQTVGGTAGGYSGRYFFDEAVDDYYKIPERIEAVTKERIVQVSRQMFDEKVWGMGALGSCGEDFAQTLQQQVRPLWQQPKVKV
- the secA gene encoding preprotein translocase subunit SecA gives rise to the protein MKKVLKRVLGDPQVRTLKRLKKRVHEINALTDTYKKMSDAQLKAQTDKYKKRLAKESLDKLLPEAFAAVREAAGRTLGQRHFDVQLIGGMALHEGSIAEMKTGEGKTLVATLPLYLNALAGKGAHLVTVNDYLARIGAGWMGPVYGFLGMSVGVIIPDQSYIYDPNFTDNEHDDERFRHLKPCTRQEAYAADITYGTNNEYGFDYLRDNMVREVDQLRQRDLHFAIVDEADSILIDEARTPLIISAPSVTSGSSYAQFSKVVRQLKRDEDYEVDEKHKQLALTDEGIDHVEKILGVKNLYGTDNIRTIYHLDQALRAQALFKRDKDYVVSSDGEVVIVDEFTGRLLKGRRYNEGLHQAIEAKEGVEVQEESMTLATISFQNYFRLYEKLSGMTGTALTEAEEFHQIYKLDVVEIPSNQPVVRKDLIDRIYRSEAGKFSAIVGHIAELHEKGQPVLVGTATIEKNEALEQALTKAKIPHQMLNAKNNEREAAIVAKAGQKGAVTLATNIAGRGTDIVLGEGVKDLGGLFVIGTERNESRRVDNQLRGRAGRQGDPGASQFFVSTEDDLMRIFGGERIAGIMNRLGVDDETPIENRVISKSLEGAQKKVEGYNFDARKNVVQYDDVMNRHRKATYIMRREILKQADVKKRIRVFIEEEAKALAGSPMLLSDTFETLVTEVFPLDEKTLDTLFDAPSDQFGKVLQAKALELYEGRETAFTDEIMRKVERDIYLQVLDNLWMQHLESMDHLREGIHWISVGQRDPLVEYRRQAQRMFEEMQQTLRHDVLRALFHAEPAELDRAIETELTKAARGSVDNADKILKAEEYVEADFVPHKAELEAQKQTTVKRKKARKAERQRKTKAKSRKRK
- the raiA gene encoding ribosome-associated translation inhibitor RaiA codes for the protein MIQKLEITGVHMDVDKKLHDYVTKKIGKLDHYMSRHVRESAHAEVFLKEAKIKTKKELTCEVVLHLPKDTLATKETTMNIFAAVDIVEAKLKNQLKKYKETRSNLRIHRRVLARLRRAPQNSL
- the serS gene encoding serine--tRNA ligase, which codes for MLDIQFIRDNAELVQEKSKQKGYDIDVQQLLGFDKSRRELLQQVEDLRHRRNELSESTKGQRPSDTQIAEGKAVRDQLTDLEHQLHAVEEEFFVLLKAVPNMPLDTVPVGATEEENVVTKVVGEPPHFEFEPKNHAQIAEAKGWLDKERAAKIAGARFVYTKGDLVRLEFALWQFGMDVLGNEEILQQIAKDNDLTVSTKPFIPVLPPAVAKKSVFEATGRLNREEQTYKIEDEDLWLNASAEHTISPMYLNEVLLEAELPIRYVGYTTAFRRESGTYGKDTEGIFRLHQFNKLEMESFTTAETSLDEHLFMVAIQEYLMAQLGLPYHVLEKCTADIGRPNAKGVDIEAWLPGQNAYRETHTADYITDYQARAMKTRVRRQDGTVELVHTNDATVFSQRPLIAILENNQQQDGSILVPEVLRPYMGGREVI
- a CDS encoding PD-(D/E)XK nuclease family protein is translated as MNYWRERSQPYRPGQKTPFKVSRSKIELYMQCPRCFWLDTRLKITRPNTPPFNINKAIDELLKKEFDSYRTKSEPHPIMVEFGVKAVPFTHDNLDQWRENFVGVVSIHEPTNLHVFGAIDDAWVDDEGKLIVVDYKATAKDREVSIDSDWQISYKRQLEVYQWLLRQNGFEVNDTGYFVYANGRIDLDGFYDKVEFKTKIIPYIGNAAWVEPTLEKMKQCMEGDMPPVGSAAMGGECDYCAYARARAQLTLAAIKQRQKK